A single window of Anaerocolumna chitinilytica DNA harbors:
- a CDS encoding YmaF family protein: MAEDKHYHRYSFITGEAIFLENGNHCHEIVFQTDNTDGHFHEYKGRICGAIPMGDKHVHYLEGITTDADGHAHGFRLVTLMDNPTDVL; this comes from the coding sequence ATGGCTGAAGATAAGCATTATCATCGTTATTCCTTTATTACAGGGGAAGCCATATTTTTAGAAAATGGTAATCATTGTCATGAAATTGTATTCCAAACGGATAATACCGACGGACATTTTCATGAATATAAGGGGAGGATATGCGGGGCAATACCCATGGGAGACAAACATGTACACTACCTGGAGGGTATTACAACAGATGCGGATGGTCATGCTCATGGCTTTCGTCTGGTTACCCTTATGGATAATCCAACAGATGTTTTATAA
- a CDS encoding winged helix-turn-helix transcriptional regulator, which translates to MLHIKSLDEGLEVFKALGSDIRVDIIKLLLKNKGMSMNELAASLNITNGALTSHIKKLEDCGIVSIVNEPAVHGNQKTCMVWLDKILIDLDTTDTHKNIYETEIRIGHYTNFQIHPICGLATAYRFVGEVDDPRYFTHPDRVDADILWFNKGYIEYVIPNFVPAYQKIDQLSICAEIGTKAPETSSSVPAVIDFMLNDTPIGSWRSPGDFADNTSGIFTPDWWYRNWKQYGMLKNITINNNGTFLDGLKISSVSLKDFMLDYKSTIKFRFSIDSEAEHTGGITIFGRNFGNYNQNINIRIHYSPM; encoded by the coding sequence ATGCTGCACATAAAGAGTTTGGATGAAGGGCTGGAAGTCTTTAAGGCTTTGGGTTCTGATATTAGAGTGGATATCATAAAACTTCTTTTAAAAAATAAAGGAATGAGTATGAACGAACTTGCTGCAAGTCTCAATATAACGAATGGAGCTTTGACAAGTCATATTAAAAAATTAGAGGATTGCGGTATTGTATCTATTGTAAATGAGCCTGCGGTACACGGTAACCAGAAGACTTGCATGGTTTGGCTGGATAAGATTCTTATTGATCTTGATACAACAGATACTCATAAGAATATTTATGAAACTGAAATCCGTATCGGCCATTATACGAACTTTCAGATACATCCTATCTGCGGTTTGGCCACAGCTTACCGATTCGTCGGTGAAGTGGACGACCCAAGATATTTTACTCATCCGGACAGGGTAGATGCAGATATTTTATGGTTTAATAAGGGTTACATTGAATATGTAATACCCAACTTTGTTCCTGCCTATCAAAAGATTGACCAGTTATCCATCTGTGCGGAAATTGGCACGAAGGCTCCTGAAACCAGTTCCTCTGTTCCTGCTGTCATAGACTTTATGTTAAATGACACCCCCATTGGTTCCTGGAGAAGTCCTGGTGATTTTGCTGATAATACCTCAGGTATTTTTACTCCTGACTGGTGGTACCGCAATTGGAAGCAGTATGGTATGCTTAAAAACATAACAATTAATAATAACGGTACTTTTCTGGATGGTCTTAAAATATCCTCTGTTTCTTTAAAAGATTTCATGCTGGATTACAAAAGTACTATCAAATTCCGTTTCAGTATCGATTCTGAAGCAGAGCATACCGGGGGAATAACTATCTTCGGCCGCAATTTCGGAAACTATAATCAGAATATTAATATACGTATTCATTATAGCCCTATGTAA
- a CDS encoding zinc ribbon domain-containing protein: protein MFFIMGISKGERKLNFVQTFVCSACGKFGRLEVYMTYTYFTLFFIPLFRWNTEYYVVSSCCGTVYSIDKALGKRIQKGEEIHFNDNDLLKTGSPFQRSEASNCPSCGYPVSKDFEFCPKCGRKL from the coding sequence ATGTTTTTTATTATGGGGATCTCAAAGGGTGAGAGAAAACTTAATTTTGTTCAGACTTTTGTTTGTTCTGCCTGCGGAAAATTCGGGCGTTTAGAAGTTTATATGACTTATACGTATTTTACATTATTCTTTATACCTTTATTTCGCTGGAATACGGAATATTATGTTGTATCCTCCTGCTGCGGAACAGTTTATTCCATTGATAAAGCCCTTGGAAAGCGTATTCAAAAGGGGGAAGAAATACACTTTAACGACAATGATTTACTAAAAACCGGGAGTCCTTTTCAAAGAAGTGAAGCCTCAAACTGCCCTTCCTGTGGTTATCCTGTCAGTAAAGATTTTGAGTTTTGTCCCAAATGCGGAAGAAAGCTATAA
- a CDS encoding UDP-N-acetylmuramoyl-L-alanyl-D-glutamate--2,6-diaminopimelate ligase, whose product MLLGKLLEKIEYTVVKGTLDVEILNLVYDSRKVTDGSVFVCIKGFKTNGHEYAKEVVNKGAKVLIISEEVELEGEEVTLIKVSDTRLALACMSAAYFDYPAEKLKTIGITGTKGKTTTAYMVRSILENSGLKTGLIGTIEVIIGETVIPSANTTPESYQIQEYFAKMVEEGCQCVVMEVSSQGLMLHRVAGFVFDYGIFTNIEPDHIGPDEHKDFEEYMHCKGLLFKNCVVGIANADDSHMEEVLKGHTCKLETYGIEEKADLMAVNINLHSRDGSLGVTYQLKGLLDYEVFVNLPGKFNVYNSLTAIAICRHFGIHEEEIQKALTMVKVKGRVEPVAISSKFSMMIDYAHNAMSLESLLTTLKAYEPKRLVCLFGCGGNRSKLRRYEMGEISSNLADLTVVTSDNPRFEEPEDILNDIITGVKKGKGEYVSIIDRKEAIKYCIENAKEGDVVVLAGKGHEDYQEIKGVKYKMDERDLIRQAVEEIQAEGKTII is encoded by the coding sequence ATGCTGTTAGGAAAGTTATTAGAAAAAATAGAATATACAGTCGTTAAAGGAACCCTGGACGTAGAGATCCTCAATCTGGTATATGACTCCAGAAAGGTAACAGATGGTTCCGTTTTTGTTTGTATTAAAGGATTTAAGACAAACGGACATGAATACGCAAAGGAAGTAGTGAATAAAGGAGCAAAAGTCCTTATTATATCCGAAGAGGTTGAGCTAGAGGGAGAAGAAGTCACTTTAATTAAGGTAAGTGATACCCGCCTTGCATTGGCATGTATGTCAGCGGCATATTTTGATTATCCGGCAGAAAAATTAAAGACCATAGGAATCACCGGAACAAAGGGGAAGACTACTACTGCCTATATGGTGCGCTCTATTTTGGAAAATTCCGGTTTAAAGACCGGATTAATCGGGACCATAGAAGTCATTATTGGGGAAACGGTAATACCGTCAGCCAATACTACCCCGGAATCTTATCAGATACAGGAATATTTTGCGAAAATGGTGGAAGAAGGCTGTCAGTGTGTAGTCATGGAAGTATCCTCTCAGGGACTTATGCTTCACAGAGTTGCCGGCTTTGTTTTTGATTATGGTATTTTTACAAATATTGAACCGGATCATATCGGACCAGACGAACATAAGGATTTTGAAGAATATATGCATTGCAAGGGATTGCTTTTTAAGAATTGTGTCGTAGGCATTGCAAATGCAGATGATTCACATATGGAAGAGGTACTAAAAGGTCACACCTGTAAGCTTGAAACCTATGGTATTGAAGAGAAGGCAGATTTAATGGCCGTTAATATCAACCTTCACAGCAGGGACGGCAGCTTGGGTGTAACATATCAGTTAAAGGGATTATTGGATTACGAGGTATTTGTAAATCTTCCCGGTAAATTCAATGTATATAACTCATTAACTGCGATTGCTATCTGCAGACATTTTGGAATACACGAAGAAGAAATCCAAAAAGCCCTTACGATGGTCAAAGTAAAAGGCAGAGTGGAACCGGTGGCTATTTCTTCCAAATTCTCTATGATGATAGACTATGCGCATAATGCCATGAGTCTTGAGAGCTTATTAACTACACTAAAAGCCTACGAACCCAAGAGACTTGTCTGCTTGTTTGGCTGCGGAGGCAACCGTTCTAAGTTAAGACGATATGAGATGGGTGAAATCTCCTCCAATCTGGCTGACCTTACGGTAGTAACCTCGGATAATCCAAGATTTGAGGAACCGGAGGATATCTTAAATGATATTATAACAGGTGTGAAAAAGGGGAAAGGCGAATATGTGTCTATCATAGACCGAAAAGAAGCCATTAAATACTGCATTGAGAATGCAAAAGAAGGAGATGTGGTTGTTCTTGCCGGTAAGGGCCATGAAGATTATCAGGAAATAAAGGGCGTAAAGTATAAGATGGATGAGAGAGACCTTATCAGGCAGGCAGTGGAAGAAATCCAAGCAGAAGGAAAGACGATAATTTAA
- a CDS encoding UDP-N-acetylmuramoyl-tripeptide--D-alanyl-D-alanine ligase — MEVLTIKEIALAVGGRILWGDETLKVEEVFTSSKSVTPGSLFVPIVGERVDGHDFIKDALAAGASSCLSGKEIDKIEGKACILVEDTFKALQNLGTYYRDKFPIPIVGITGSVGKTTTKEMVAAAFGTARCVLKTEGNMNSQIGLPLMMLKLSKEHQVGIIEMGMSEEGEMARLCNIAQPEAAIMTNIGISHIAQLKTRENIRKEKMNIINSFKEGGCLVLNRDDDLLGEAAQCLKNGQITIDLAEITKKKLAASQVITYGISEDCDFRATDIRTVSEETVFTLTYPKEKNNLWLTPNGISDDKAVRETLTEEIHLKVPGLHNVYNALAALAITWFYNIPVSLAKTGLKEYQPIAMRGQIILSNGKKIIDDSYNASPDSMKSGIGVLKELENVSRRIAVLADVKELGEISKQSHYEVGEFIAENSLDCVVTIGEEALYIAKAIKDRGVPTETYSFTNNQEAISFLKTYLKSGDGVLIKGSRGMKTDEIVKELK; from the coding sequence ATGGAAGTATTGACAATAAAAGAAATAGCCCTTGCAGTAGGGGGAAGAATCCTTTGGGGAGACGAAACCTTAAAAGTAGAAGAGGTATTTACCAGTTCTAAAAGCGTTACACCGGGCTCTCTTTTTGTACCTATTGTAGGGGAGAGAGTTGACGGGCATGATTTTATTAAGGATGCTCTTGCAGCCGGTGCGTCTTCCTGTCTGTCAGGGAAGGAAATTGATAAGATAGAAGGAAAGGCCTGCATATTAGTGGAGGATACCTTTAAAGCCCTGCAAAACCTTGGAACTTATTATAGAGATAAGTTTCCTATACCAATTGTAGGAATCACTGGCAGTGTAGGGAAAACAACTACAAAAGAAATGGTGGCGGCAGCTTTTGGTACAGCGCGGTGTGTATTAAAAACTGAGGGAAATATGAACAGTCAGATCGGACTTCCGCTGATGATGTTAAAATTGTCTAAAGAGCACCAAGTAGGAATTATTGAGATGGGTATGAGCGAAGAAGGTGAAATGGCAAGATTGTGTAACATTGCCCAGCCGGAAGCTGCTATTATGACCAATATCGGAATCTCTCATATTGCCCAGCTAAAGACCAGGGAAAATATCCGTAAGGAGAAAATGAATATTATAAACTCCTTTAAAGAAGGCGGCTGTCTTGTATTAAACAGAGATGACGATTTATTGGGGGAGGCAGCACAGTGCCTTAAGAATGGACAGATAACCATCGACCTGGCAGAGATTACAAAGAAGAAGCTTGCGGCCAGTCAGGTTATCACTTATGGAATCAGTGAAGACTGTGACTTTCGTGCCACAGATATTAGAACGGTATCCGAAGAGACTGTCTTTACCCTGACTTACCCCAAGGAGAAGAATAACTTATGGCTTACTCCCAATGGAATAAGTGATGATAAGGCAGTAAGAGAAACTTTGACAGAAGAAATCCACTTAAAGGTACCGGGACTTCATAATGTATACAATGCTCTGGCAGCTCTTGCCATTACCTGGTTCTATAATATACCTGTAAGTCTTGCTAAAACTGGCCTTAAGGAGTACCAGCCTATTGCAATGAGAGGACAGATTATTCTTTCAAATGGTAAAAAGATAATCGATGATTCTTATAACGCAAGTCCTGATTCCATGAAAAGCGGCATTGGTGTTTTAAAGGAATTAGAGAATGTGAGCCGTCGAATAGCGGTATTAGCGGACGTGAAAGAGTTAGGTGAGATTTCAAAGCAAAGCCACTATGAAGTAGGAGAGTTTATAGCGGAAAATAGCTTGGACTGTGTGGTAACCATAGGGGAAGAGGCTTTATATATAGCAAAGGCAATTAAGGACAGGGGAGTTCCAACAGAAACTTATTCCTTTACAAATAATCAGGAGGCAATTTCCTTCCTGAAAACCTATCTGAAAAGTGGAGACGGCGTTCTCATAAAGGGTTCCAGAGGTATGAAAACAGATGAAATTGTAAAAGAACTTAAGTGA